A genomic window from Paraburkholderia phytofirmans OLGA172 includes:
- a CDS encoding MarR family winged helix-turn-helix transcriptional regulator yields MRHYTIEGFSLTQSVAVMLARARYLIIAEMDAALKDLDITTPQMGILFAMQRGLASTPFEISKVLSVDTGLMTRMLDKLEAKGLLERSRRMDDRRMVDLVLTKKGGEVTAEIPMIAPEVLNARLKKFTTTEFEELGRLLQKFMEE; encoded by the coding sequence ATGAGGCACTACACGATCGAAGGTTTCTCTTTGACGCAAAGCGTCGCGGTCATGCTGGCCAGGGCGCGCTACCTGATCATTGCGGAAATGGATGCGGCCCTCAAGGATCTCGACATCACGACACCACAGATGGGCATTCTCTTCGCGATGCAGCGCGGCTTGGCCTCCACGCCGTTCGAGATCTCGAAGGTGCTGTCCGTTGACACGGGTTTAATGACGCGGATGCTGGACAAGCTGGAAGCGAAGGGGTTGCTGGAACGCTCGCGAAGGATGGACGATCGGCGGATGGTCGACCTGGTGCTGACGAAGAAGGGCGGGGAAGTCACCGCCGAGATCCCGATGATCGCGCCGGAAGTGCTGAATGCACGTTTGAAGAAATTCACCACGACGGAGTTTGAAGAACTTGGCCGCCTGCTGCAGAAGTTCATGGAAGAGTGA
- a CDS encoding PDR/VanB family oxidoreductase — protein MVAGGSSVSSLRVRVARKIFEAVDICTFELVSAGGDSLPAFSAGSHLDVYLPGGLTRQYSLCNDPAESHRYLIGVLNDPVSRGGSKTMHERVKEGDLLNVGIPKNHFALAHEAGKSLLLAGGIGVTPILCMAERLAALGKEFEMHYCTRSKGRTAFFERIRRSAFASKVLFHFDDGEPRQKLDIAAVLQAQQAGTHLYVCGPKGFIDAVLSTARAYRWCEAQIHFEFFGSDMIKRDADGSFEVKLASSGRIIVVPKDKTVVEALSEAGVKIQTSCEQGVCGACLTRVLEGEPEHRDVYFTPEERSANNQFLPCCSRAKSARLVLDL, from the coding sequence ATGGTCGCCGGCGGCAGCAGTGTTTCCAGCCTCCGTGTTCGCGTGGCCCGAAAGATCTTCGAGGCCGTAGACATTTGTACCTTCGAGTTAGTCAGCGCTGGCGGCGATTCTCTACCGGCATTCTCGGCGGGCTCGCACCTGGACGTGTACCTTCCCGGTGGGCTGACACGTCAGTACTCCCTGTGCAACGATCCGGCCGAAAGCCATCGCTACCTGATCGGTGTGCTAAATGATCCGGTCTCGCGCGGTGGCTCGAAGACCATGCACGAGCGGGTCAAAGAGGGCGACCTTCTTAATGTCGGTATTCCAAAGAACCATTTCGCGTTGGCGCACGAGGCGGGCAAGAGTCTCCTGCTCGCGGGTGGGATTGGTGTCACGCCAATATTGTGCATGGCCGAACGTCTGGCGGCGTTAGGAAAGGAATTCGAAATGCATTATTGCACGCGCTCGAAGGGGCGTACGGCATTCTTCGAGCGCATCAGACGCTCTGCGTTCGCCAGCAAAGTGCTATTTCACTTCGACGACGGGGAGCCACGGCAGAAGCTGGATATCGCGGCGGTGCTGCAAGCGCAGCAGGCGGGCACGCACTTGTACGTCTGTGGACCCAAGGGGTTCATCGACGCGGTGCTGTCGACGGCGCGTGCGTACAGATGGTGCGAGGCGCAGATCCACTTCGAGTTTTTCGGCTCTGACATGATCAAGCGCGACGCGGATGGCAGCTTCGAGGTGAAGCTTGCGAGTTCAGGCAGGATCATAGTGGTGCCAAAGGACAAGACGGTGGTTGAGGCGCTCTCGGAGGCTGGCGTGAAGATCCAGACTTCATGCGAGCAGGGCGTATGTGGCGCATGCCTGACGCGAGTTCTGGAAGGCGAGCCCGAACACCGGGACGTGTATTTCACGCCCGAGGAGCGTTCGGCCAACAACCAGTTCCTGCCCTGCTGCTCGCGCGCAAAGTCAGCACGCCTCGTGCTCGACTTGTAA
- a CDS encoding acyl-CoA thioesterase — MYKYSYQRRLHWSECDPVGIIFFPHYARWVADGLHEMFLGLGVDPTGIYDGNIRRGLPIVSLSIKFHAAPALHEEVDHRILVQKVGTKSLSFRHEFRRGDALLAEAEDVRVWTTHVVGQPDSLKAVPIPSEIKALLEDVGVSAQTADGRA, encoded by the coding sequence ATGTACAAGTACAGCTATCAACGTCGTTTGCACTGGAGCGAATGTGATCCGGTCGGAATCATTTTCTTCCCGCACTACGCCCGGTGGGTTGCGGATGGGTTGCACGAAATGTTTTTGGGGCTTGGCGTCGACCCGACCGGTATTTACGACGGGAATATTAGAAGAGGGCTACCGATCGTTTCGCTATCGATCAAATTTCATGCAGCGCCGGCTCTACACGAGGAAGTCGACCACCGGATCCTGGTTCAGAAGGTTGGGACCAAGTCGCTTTCGTTTCGCCACGAGTTTCGGCGTGGCGACGCTTTGCTAGCCGAGGCCGAGGACGTGAGGGTGTGGACGACGCACGTCGTGGGGCAGCCTGACAGTCTGAAAGCGGTGCCCATACCATCTGAAATCAAGGCGCTGCTTGAAGACGTTGGCGTGTCTGCCCAGACGGCAGATGGGCGAGCTTGA
- a CDS encoding LysR family transcriptional regulator, protein MDLEKVECFLQVAEYGSINRAALELDMTQPALSRRIAALEHELGVRLLTRDAHGVKLTDAGEKLVRGAPPILRRAQLLRSEIGHQPQAQVAIGLPLSMHKLITVPFTVETIAQQPTVKLQVFEAFNHHLREWTEQGLVDASIMHFSERPLPKTVQTPLVREQLLLVAPADHGLQPDTPITADRIGSIPLALPGRPNIIRNSVVGYLKRHGQTFIRAAEVETLGLCLALVKNRLGYTVVPYCALHECPDLDMLSFAPIKGLFITWSIFRSEERRHSVGLQQVTKALEERVLHEVRSQRWRFASSMSEAGNSFAAMEVVD, encoded by the coding sequence ATGGATCTGGAAAAAGTCGAGTGTTTCCTTCAGGTTGCTGAATATGGCAGCATAAACCGTGCTGCACTCGAACTGGACATGACTCAGCCTGCGCTTTCGCGGCGCATCGCCGCCTTGGAACACGAACTGGGTGTACGGTTGCTGACTCGTGATGCGCACGGTGTGAAGTTGACGGATGCAGGAGAAAAACTTGTACGGGGTGCACCGCCGATCTTGAGGCGGGCCCAGCTCTTGCGCAGTGAAATCGGGCATCAGCCACAGGCTCAGGTGGCTATCGGTCTGCCATTGTCCATGCACAAGCTAATTACGGTGCCGTTCACCGTGGAGACCATCGCACAGCAGCCGACCGTTAAGCTACAGGTCTTCGAAGCCTTTAACCATCATCTTCGCGAATGGACGGAGCAGGGGCTCGTCGACGCGTCGATCATGCATTTTTCCGAAAGGCCGCTGCCTAAAACGGTGCAAACGCCCCTGGTACGGGAACAGCTTCTTCTGGTCGCCCCCGCCGATCACGGTCTTCAGCCGGATACGCCGATTACAGCTGATCGGATCGGCTCGATCCCGCTCGCTCTCCCGGGGCGCCCGAACATTATACGAAACAGCGTGGTCGGATATCTTAAGCGCCACGGCCAGACTTTTATCCGTGCCGCGGAAGTCGAGACGCTCGGACTGTGCCTTGCGCTTGTAAAAAACAGGCTGGGATATACAGTCGTACCCTACTGTGCCCTCCATGAATGCCCAGATTTGGACATGCTGTCCTTTGCTCCGATCAAGGGGCTATTCATTACGTGGTCGATCTTCCGCAGCGAAGAACGCCGGCATAGCGTGGGCTTGCAGCAAGTGACCAAGGCGCTGGAGGAGAGGGTGCTGCACGAGGTGCGCAGTCAGCGCTGGCGCTTTGCCTCGTCGATGAGTGAAGCGGGAAACAGTTTCGCCGCAATGGAAGTTGTGGATTAG
- a CDS encoding MaoC/PaaZ C-terminal domain-containing protein, translated as MSDAYQINARDALPEVNAVRPEKIDLFWEDFQPGHSFACGQRKVTKEEIVGFANQYDPQPFHLDEAFCAGTIYGGLIASGGHVWAICMGLVVRSVFNRSANMGSPGLDYLRWHRPLRPGDLVRAVVTVVSAEPSSRPLTGKLKLSFELRNHREEVLMSALVNVLMGRNTNV; from the coding sequence ATGTCGGACGCCTATCAAATTAATGCACGCGATGCGCTTCCAGAGGTGAATGCAGTACGGCCGGAAAAAATTGACTTGTTTTGGGAAGACTTTCAGCCAGGGCACTCCTTTGCATGCGGTCAGCGCAAAGTCACAAAGGAAGAGATCGTCGGCTTTGCCAACCAGTACGACCCTCAGCCGTTTCATCTGGACGAGGCTTTCTGTGCCGGGACTATCTATGGCGGGCTGATCGCCAGTGGAGGTCATGTATGGGCGATCTGCATGGGCTTGGTGGTGCGGTCTGTATTCAACCGCTCGGCAAACATGGGTTCCCCGGGTTTGGACTATTTGCGGTGGCATCGGCCATTGCGACCGGGGGACCTGGTCCGCGCTGTGGTTACTGTCGTAAGCGCAGAACCATCGTCCCGGCCGCTCACCGGTAAGCTGAAGCTCAGTTTCGAGCTACGGAATCATCGTGAAGAAGTGCTGATGAGCGCATTGGTTAACGTATTGATGGGTCGGAACACCAACGTCTAG
- a CDS encoding MarR family winged helix-turn-helix transcriptional regulator, producing MTSLCTIPLTCSEKTWLDDDFGHLVFRVHSAVTHSISHRLLPELNVTAAQGRLLYLVSRRGLWHATQISRECGVDLTAVTRLIDRLVRGGLLVRAQSPVDRRVNCLVLTERGQSVADRIPAILADVHRTLLAGFSADEVTSFKQMLLRMQ from the coding sequence ATGACGTCTCTCTGTACGATCCCGCTCACCTGCAGCGAAAAGACCTGGCTCGACGACGATTTCGGCCACCTGGTCTTCCGTGTTCATTCCGCCGTTACCCACTCGATCTCGCATCGTTTGCTTCCGGAACTGAACGTGACGGCCGCGCAAGGACGTCTGCTGTACCTCGTGAGCCGGCGCGGGCTGTGGCACGCCACGCAGATTTCGCGCGAGTGTGGCGTTGACCTCACCGCGGTCACGCGCCTGATCGATCGGCTTGTCAGGGGCGGCTTGCTCGTGCGCGCCCAGAGTCCTGTGGATCGACGGGTGAACTGCCTCGTGCTAACGGAGCGGGGACAAAGCGTCGCCGATCGGATCCCCGCAATACTCGCTGATGTACACCGTACACTACTGGCCGGGTTTAGTGCCGATGAGGTCACGTCGTTCAAGCAGATGCTGCTCCGTATGCAATGA
- a CDS encoding porin, translated as MKKSSVNHKRLASGFVLLMWIVSARAQSAVTLYGIVDSGLQYASKVATASGGNAGNSFAFNNAGLGLSTFGLRGREDLGGGLSTNFDLESGISTANGGFASSNGNFWGRRAWVGINGGLGEIRFGLQASPFFLTMFDSDPRSFSSFASGLVIYGDNVAFTGGMNSNAITYISPKVAGFNASAMFAPGGVAGNFQAGQQWSASANYDTGTVMVNAAMYHGNAGGASTPVPTTVQFDGRTLGVAYRFNGFRLKASIVNYNVAGSLNEYVYGAGADYVVTPSVSVNAGAWFSIDRNHEPNHSLLAGVGATYLLSVRTALYAQAGMVSNHGKMNTGLSVTESSIMREVRNATAFGANFGIRHTF; from the coding sequence ATGAAAAAATCATCTGTTAATCACAAAAGATTGGCATCAGGATTCGTTTTATTGATGTGGATTGTGTCAGCAAGAGCTCAAAGCGCCGTGACCCTGTATGGAATTGTCGATTCAGGTCTTCAGTATGCAAGCAAGGTTGCAACCGCGTCGGGAGGGAATGCCGGAAATTCGTTTGCCTTCAACAATGCTGGACTCGGTCTATCGACGTTTGGGCTCCGGGGACGTGAAGACCTGGGCGGGGGGCTCTCAACAAATTTCGACCTTGAAAGTGGAATTAGCACGGCGAATGGCGGATTCGCATCTTCTAACGGGAATTTCTGGGGGCGTAGGGCTTGGGTCGGCATCAATGGAGGGCTCGGTGAGATACGATTCGGGTTGCAAGCCTCTCCATTCTTTCTTACCATGTTCGACTCTGATCCGCGTAGCTTTTCCTCATTCGCGAGTGGTCTCGTCATCTATGGCGACAACGTCGCATTCACAGGCGGTATGAATTCGAACGCAATCACGTACATAAGTCCGAAGGTCGCGGGTTTCAACGCGAGCGCTATGTTCGCCCCAGGAGGGGTGGCTGGAAACTTTCAGGCCGGTCAGCAATGGTCGGCCAGCGCGAACTACGACACTGGCACAGTGATGGTCAACGCTGCCATGTATCATGGCAACGCTGGCGGAGCCAGCACGCCGGTTCCCACAACCGTGCAGTTCGACGGGCGCACGCTCGGTGTTGCATACCGGTTCAATGGGTTCAGGCTGAAGGCGTCCATTGTGAACTACAACGTGGCCGGATCATTGAACGAGTACGTTTACGGTGCCGGCGCAGATTATGTTGTCACGCCGAGTGTTAGTGTCAACGCGGGAGCGTGGTTTTCTATTGACCGCAACCACGAACCAAATCACTCACTGCTCGCCGGTGTGGGTGCAACTTATCTGCTCTCCGTACGAACGGCCCTTTATGCGCAAGCCGGCATGGTGAGTAACCACGGCAAAATGAATACCGGCCTCTCGGTGACGGAGTCTTCGATCATGCGCGAAGTACGCAATGCAACGGCATTTGGAGCCAATTTCGGCATACGGCACACTTTCTGA
- a CDS encoding cupin domain-containing protein, whose protein sequence is MNDASKRVPLRRVVTGFDEAGKSVVAQDGGCDFVLDKSPAWIVTDLWMTSDDAAADAAKKEACTNDISLMPPSGGSVFRVVQFAPDKDYMGKWDADAAFASVGHHTNDAQNRPSDEEAGKIARPKGMHQTDTVDYAIVMSGEIWLVMDEGETLLKAGDILIQRATNHGWSNRSDSPALVAFALLDQSKK, encoded by the coding sequence GTGAATGATGCAAGCAAGCGTGTGCCGCTGCGGCGCGTGGTGACGGGATTCGACGAGGCGGGCAAGTCGGTGGTAGCTCAGGACGGCGGATGCGATTTCGTCCTGGACAAGTCGCCGGCCTGGATCGTGACCGATCTGTGGATGACCTCCGATGACGCCGCCGCCGATGCCGCGAAGAAAGAAGCCTGTACGAACGATATCAGTCTGATGCCTCCGTCCGGGGGTAGCGTGTTCCGCGTCGTCCAGTTTGCTCCGGACAAGGACTATATGGGCAAATGGGATGCGGACGCGGCGTTCGCCAGCGTGGGCCACCACACGAACGACGCGCAGAACCGGCCGAGCGATGAGGAAGCAGGCAAGATCGCCCGGCCGAAAGGAATGCACCAGACCGACACGGTGGATTACGCGATTGTGATGTCGGGTGAGATCTGGCTCGTAATGGACGAGGGAGAAACCCTTCTGAAAGCCGGCGACATCCTGATCCAGCGCGCCACCAATCACGGCTGGAGCAATCGCAGCGATAGCCCCGCACTCGTCGCATTCGCGCTGCTTGATCAATCGAAAAAGTAA
- a CDS encoding cupin domain-containing protein, which yields MNDASKRVPLRRVVTGFDEAGKSVVAQDGGCDFVLDKSPAWIVTDLWMTSDDAAADASKKEACTNDISLMPPSGGSVFRVVQFAPDKDYMGKWDADAAFASVGHHTNDAQNRPSDEEAGKIARPKGMHQTDTVDYAIVMSGEIWLVMDEGETLLKAGDILIQRATNHGWSNRSDSPALVAFALLDQSKK from the coding sequence GTGAATGATGCAAGCAAGCGTGTGCCGCTGCGGCGCGTGGTGACGGGATTCGACGAGGCGGGCAAGTCGGTGGTAGCTCAGGACGGCGGATGCGATTTCGTCCTGGACAAGTCGCCGGCCTGGATCGTGACCGATCTGTGGATGACCTCCGATGACGCCGCCGCCGATGCCTCGAAGAAAGAAGCCTGTACGAACGATATCAGTCTGATGCCTCCGTCCGGGGGTAGCGTGTTCCGCGTCGTCCAGTTTGCTCCGGACAAGGACTATATGGGCAAATGGGATGCGGACGCGGCGTTCGCCAGCGTGGGCCACCACACGAACGACGCGCAGAACCGGCCGAGCGATGAGGAAGCAGGCAAGATCGCCCGGCCGAAAGGAATGCACCAGACCGACACGGTGGATTACGCGATTGTGATGTCGGGTGAGATCTGGCTCGTAATGGACGAGGGAGAAACCCTTCTGAAAGCCGGCGACATCCTGATCCAGCGCGCCACCAATCACGGCTGGAGCAATCGCAGCGATAGCCCCGCACTCGTCGCATTCGCGCTGCTTGATCAATCGAAAAAGTAA
- a CDS encoding IS4 family transposase: protein MKIRNDAGAWVDEEFETLDLGDPRRDRRAKELIKRFASRPTASIPGACEGWAETMAAYRFLGNERIDWRDMMQPHWDRTTARMGALPVVLCIADTTELNFNGQDIEGAGPLSYEAQVGMYLHATYAVTPDREPLGVMNAWMWARESRDANGRRGGVRESARWIESYEIVAEQARALPDARLVYVADREGDIAALMQRAQELGEPADWLIRSQHNRALKDEEKLWDKVHAGNVLGRISFVLPGRSGQKAREVKQELRSQRITLPGRVSVTLTCVEAYEVDAPAGVKPVIWRLVTNREAGDADALIELIDWYRARWEIEMFFNVLKNACRVEALQLSQMERVEKALALYMVVSWRIARLMRVGRTCPELNASLFFAADEIHGAHVLCKKARPKKPPTLNQMIRMIASLGGFLGRKSDGEPGAKTLWIGMQRVMDAVSTIQILRDGYDTSV from the coding sequence ATGAAGATCCGAAACGACGCGGGAGCATGGGTGGACGAAGAATTTGAGACTCTGGATTTGGGCGATCCACGGCGAGACCGGCGCGCGAAGGAACTGATCAAACGGTTTGCCAGCCGGCCCACGGCCAGCATTCCGGGCGCGTGCGAAGGCTGGGCCGAGACGATGGCAGCATATCGCTTTCTAGGCAATGAGCGCATCGACTGGCGCGACATGATGCAGCCGCATTGGGATCGCACCACGGCGCGCATGGGAGCGTTGCCGGTGGTGCTGTGCATTGCCGATACGACAGAGCTGAACTTTAACGGTCAGGACATCGAAGGGGCCGGCCCACTCAGTTATGAAGCACAGGTGGGCATGTATCTTCACGCGACTTATGCGGTGACACCGGATCGGGAGCCGCTGGGTGTGATGAATGCCTGGATGTGGGCGCGCGAGTCACGCGATGCAAACGGCAGGCGTGGCGGAGTCAGGGAAAGTGCGCGGTGGATCGAAAGCTATGAGATCGTGGCCGAACAGGCACGGGCCCTGCCAGACGCGCGGCTGGTGTATGTGGCCGATCGTGAAGGCGACATCGCGGCGCTCATGCAGCGTGCGCAGGAATTGGGTGAACCGGCGGACTGGCTGATCCGCTCGCAGCACAACCGTGCCTTGAAGGACGAAGAAAAGCTGTGGGACAAGGTGCACGCGGGTAACGTGCTCGGCCGTATCAGTTTCGTGCTGCCCGGGCGCAGTGGCCAGAAGGCACGTGAAGTGAAGCAGGAACTGCGCAGCCAGCGCATTACGCTGCCCGGTCGCGTCAGCGTCACGCTCACCTGCGTCGAGGCGTATGAGGTGGATGCGCCAGCGGGCGTAAAGCCAGTCATCTGGCGTCTTGTGACCAACCGCGAAGCGGGTGATGCGGATGCGCTCATCGAACTCATCGACTGGTACCGCGCGAGATGGGAAATAGAAATGTTCTTCAATGTCCTGAAGAACGCCTGCCGGGTTGAGGCGCTGCAGCTCTCGCAGATGGAACGGGTAGAGAAGGCACTTGCGCTGTACATGGTCGTATCGTGGCGTATTGCACGGCTCATGCGTGTGGGCAGAACGTGTCCGGAGCTAAACGCGTCGCTATTCTTCGCGGCTGACGAGATACATGGTGCTCACGTGCTCTGCAAGAAGGCGCGTCCGAAAAAACCACCGACACTGAACCAGATGATACGGATGATCGCGTCACTGGGTGGATTCCTCGGGCGCAAGAGCGATGGTGAACCGGGCGCGAAGACGTTGTGGATTGGCATGCAGCGAGTCATGGATGCTGTGAGCACCATCCAGATCTTGCGCGACGGCTACGACACTTCTGTATAA
- a CDS encoding 3-keto-5-aminohexanoate cleavage protein, which yields MSKQKVIVTVAPTGGMAGKKQNQNLPTQPREIAEDVYRCYNAGASVVALHARRADDEATCDPAVYAEMNALIRARCDIVLNNSTGGGINGDMLRQLNNGLLELNFDERVKGVEGAGAEMCTLDAQTVCASFGGTEILCATTPNRIRHLAKLMKARNIKPEWEVFSLEDIVQDVNRAIAEGLDEPPYFVNIVLGVNAFQGALPYTPKILQFMVDHLPKDCVFNVSAIGAAQLPATTQSILLGGHVRVGLEDNLLYSPGVPASNVMLVERMVRIVRELGYEPATPEEARQIMGLRPLH from the coding sequence ATGAGCAAACAGAAAGTTATCGTTACGGTTGCGCCCACGGGCGGGATGGCAGGCAAAAAGCAGAATCAAAATCTTCCTACCCAGCCGCGTGAAATTGCCGAGGACGTATATCGTTGCTACAACGCTGGCGCGAGCGTTGTGGCGTTGCATGCGCGCCGGGCGGACGATGAGGCGACTTGCGATCCGGCCGTGTACGCGGAGATGAACGCGTTGATTCGAGCAAGATGTGACATCGTATTGAATAACTCGACCGGTGGTGGAATCAACGGAGACATGCTCCGCCAGCTCAACAACGGGTTGTTGGAACTCAACTTCGACGAGCGCGTGAAGGGCGTTGAAGGGGCGGGTGCGGAGATGTGCACGCTCGACGCACAGACAGTCTGTGCGAGCTTTGGCGGCACGGAGATTCTGTGCGCGACGACGCCAAACCGTATACGGCACCTCGCAAAACTGATGAAAGCTCGGAATATTAAGCCGGAGTGGGAGGTTTTCAGCCTCGAAGATATCGTGCAGGATGTCAATCGCGCCATAGCGGAAGGTTTAGACGAGCCGCCGTACTTTGTGAACATCGTTCTTGGCGTCAATGCGTTCCAGGGCGCGCTCCCCTACACGCCGAAGATTCTCCAGTTTATGGTTGATCACCTTCCGAAGGATTGTGTGTTCAACGTCAGCGCGATCGGTGCGGCGCAACTGCCTGCAACCACGCAGTCAATTCTTCTCGGAGGTCATGTGCGGGTCGGGCTCGAGGACAATCTACTCTACAGCCCGGGGGTGCCTGCAAGCAACGTGATGCTGGTCGAGCGGATGGTTCGCATCGTCCGCGAATTGGGTTATGAGCCGGCCACTCCTGAGGAGGCTCGTCAGATCATGGGCCTGCGTCCGTTGCATTGA
- a CDS encoding IclR family transcriptional regulator, which produces MTKMRTLANQSDPSHDEQLAELSDGNARGGVQSIEVGASLLAVLAHADAGLSLTALASATGMPASKAHRYLTSFVRAGIIERDAASGLFDPGPLARALGLAALRRQDTVLEAASVMEALRDELEENVVLSVWDEGAPAMIRVEEHSRAFSIKVRIGARLPLLTSAQGQIFAAWLPPALTRIHIARELQDNSDALRRIGVRSETDLAKLLAKIRRDGVATLVGGIVEGISGTTAPVFRYPGTLAAAMTVLTIGKCSPQLQRTIQTALKAAAAELSERLGAPIPPKTSEG; this is translated from the coding sequence ATGACCAAAATGAGAACACTGGCTAACCAAAGCGATCCATCGCACGACGAGCAACTGGCGGAGCTTTCAGACGGCAATGCTCGCGGCGGCGTGCAATCGATAGAAGTCGGTGCATCGCTGCTGGCAGTACTCGCACATGCCGATGCTGGACTTTCGTTGACGGCCCTCGCATCCGCGACCGGGATGCCGGCGAGCAAGGCGCATCGCTACCTGACTAGTTTCGTTCGGGCAGGCATTATCGAGCGGGATGCCGCCAGCGGACTTTTTGACCCGGGCCCACTTGCTCGAGCGCTCGGGCTGGCGGCACTTCGCCGACAAGATACGGTGCTGGAAGCCGCTAGCGTGATGGAAGCTCTGCGGGATGAGCTGGAAGAGAATGTGGTCCTTTCCGTCTGGGACGAAGGTGCGCCCGCCATGATCAGGGTAGAAGAACACTCACGCGCGTTCTCGATCAAGGTAAGGATCGGCGCGCGATTACCGCTATTAACATCCGCGCAAGGCCAGATCTTCGCTGCATGGCTTCCGCCTGCACTCACGAGAATTCATATTGCACGCGAATTGCAAGATAATAGCGATGCACTGCGACGCATAGGAGTGCGGTCAGAAACCGATCTCGCCAAGTTGCTTGCTAAAATTCGCCGCGACGGTGTCGCTACGTTAGTCGGCGGGATTGTCGAGGGCATTTCGGGGACGACTGCGCCGGTTTTTCGCTATCCCGGTACCCTGGCCGCGGCGATGACGGTTCTGACTATTGGCAAATGCAGTCCCCAGTTGCAGAGAACAATTCAGACCGCGCTTAAAGCTGCGGCAGCCGAGCTTTCCGAAAGACTTGGTGCGCCAATCCCGCCGAAAACGAGCGAAGGCTGA